One region of Pleuronectes platessa chromosome 18, fPlePla1.1, whole genome shotgun sequence genomic DNA includes:
- the LOC128461308 gene encoding lactose-binding lectin l-2-like produces MILLLLLFTLTLGAVSPSDGPEVKLQRGNCPMFWFSFNNRCYKYVSTEQSWADAEFHCVSQGANLVSIHNLDEQNFIKALIKNFDHAEGRTWIGLNDLYKEGSWMWSDGCAVKFTFWSVGQPDDIQGRENCGHDNYNIDNKWNDIPCSNNYPSVCASRIICPQ; encoded by the coding sequence atgatcctgctcctccttcttttCACCCTGACCCTGGGTgctgtgtctccttcagatGGACCTGAGGTCAAGCTGCAGCGTGGAAACTGTCCCATGTTCTGGTTCAGCTTCAACAACCGCTGCTACAAGTACGTGTCCACTGAGCAGAGCTGGGCTGATGCAGAGTTCCACTGTGTGTCACAGGGAGCCAACCTGGTGTCTATCCACAATCTGGATGAACAGAATTTCATCAAAGCCCTGATCAAGAACTTTGATCATGCTGAAGGAAGAACCTGGATCGGACTCAACGACCTCTACAAAGAAGGCAGCTGGATGTGGTCTGATGGTTGTGCAGTGAAGTTTACCTTTTGGTCCGTAGGACAGCCAGACGACATCCAAGGAAGGGAAAACTGTGGTCATGACAACTATAACATCGATAATAAATGGAATGATATACCTTGTAGTAACAATTATCCTTCTGTTTGTGCATCTCGCATAATCTGTCCTCAGTGA